In a single window of the Augochlora pura isolate Apur16 unplaced genomic scaffold, APUR_v2.2.1 APUR_unplaced_8941, whole genome shotgun sequence genome:
- the LOC144478174 gene encoding uncharacterized protein LOC144478174, producing the protein MNLMFRKNFGGDKGLGGGGGGGGGGLEGRSCVGGAYGSGSLGYGGGRFGVVRGAGPPIVGTRGPIRRSRDLGYFPSMADHDHQGYAYRTHLFLTPPSGGALGSPPDEPTERLGPPPRKSSGPHVIKWGGGGAAAQAQVAGPQQPVRRKIQQQKEPSDPPTPTASRQVDRS; encoded by the coding sequence ATGAATCTTATGTTCCGCAAGAACTTCGGCGGCGACAAGGGGCTcggtggaggtggaggaggcggaggtggCGGATTGGAGGGTCGCTCGTGCGTGGGTGGTGCGTACGGGTCCGGTTCCCTGGGGTACGGGGGCGGCAGGTTCGGCGTCGTGCGCGGCGCCGGGCCACCGATCGTCGGAACTCGCGGCCCGATCCGACGAAGCAGAGATCTCGGCTACTTCCCGTCGATGGCCGATCACGATCACCAGGGGTACGCGTACAGGACTCACCTGTTCCTCACTCCACCGTCAGGCGGGGCCCTCGGCTCGCCTCCCGACGAGCCCACCGAGAGATTGGGACCACCGCCCAGGAAGAGCTCCGGCCCGCACGTGATCAAATGGGGCGGCGGAGGGGCCGCCGCTCAAGCCCAGGTCGCCGGCCCGCAGCAACCCGTCAGGAGGAAGATACAGCAGCAGAAGGAACCGTCTGACCCACCGACACCCACTGCCTCCAGACAGGTAGACCGTAGCTGA